Below is a window of uncultured Cohaesibacter sp. DNA.
CTGTCATTCGACCCAAAAGTCCCCACATGGCCCGACCGTGATCGCTTCGTCCATTCCGCAGGCCATGGCTCGATGTTGCTCTATTCCCTTCTCAATCTGGCAGGCTATGAAGCCTTTGGCATTGAGCAGATCAAGAATTTCCGCGTGCTGGGCTCCAATACTCCCGGCCATCCCGAATATGAACCGGAACTTGGCATCGAGACGACCACCGGCCCGCTCGGACAGGGCATCGGCAATGCGGTCGGCATGGCCATTGCGGAGACCATCCTCAACGCACGGTTCGGTGATGACATCGTCAACCATCGCACCTATGCCTATGTCGGCGATGGCTGTCTGATGGAAGGCATTTCGGCAGAAGTCGTCGCCCTTGCTGGCCATCTCGGCCTTGGCAAGCTGACTTTCCTGTGGGACGACAACCGCATGACCGATGACGGCGTCACAGAACAGGCCGTATCGGAAAACCAGCTCATTCGCTTCGAGAATAACGGCTGGCATGTGCAGCAGGTCGATGGCCACGACCCCGAAGCAGTGGCAGCGGCCATTGCCCTTACCAAACAGGACAAGCGCCCCTCCATGATCGCCTGCCGCACCCTCATCGGCTTTGGCATTCCGCGCATCCAGAATGACCGCGCAGCCCATGGCGGCAAGATCACCAAGGAAGACACCGACGCCGCGCGCGAAAATCTCAACTGGCACCATGACCCGTTTGTCATTCCGCCAGAGATCAATGCTGCGTGGAAAGTTGCGGGCGAAAAGGGAGCTGAAGCCCGCCGCGCATGGCAAAAGCGCTTTGATGCTTTGCCGGAAGCCAAGCAAAAGGAATTCCAGCGCCTGATGGCTGGCGCACTGCCCGAAGGCTGGGAGAAGGCCATACTTGAGAAAAAGCGCCAGTTTGTTGAAAAGCCTGAGGAAAATGCAGGTATTCGGGCGTCAGGCGAAATGCTGGCAGCGGCCGCCGACGCCATCCCCGAACTGATCAGTGGCGCACCGGATCTGGAAGCAGCAACCCAGCACAAACGCCAGCTTTCCCCCTTCACCAGCAAGGATCGTTCTGGCCGCTACATCCATTATGGTGTGCGTGAACATGCCATGGGTGCCATCATGAATGGCATGACAGTGCATAAGGGGGTCGTTGCTGTCGGCACCACCTTCCTCGTCTTTTCCGACTATATGCGCCACACCCTGCGCATGGCATCGATGATGGAGATCCCCAGCATTTTCGTCTTCAGCCACGATTCCATCGGCATCGGCAAGAATGGACCGACTCATCAGCCGGTCGAAATCCTCGCCTCCCTGCGCGCCTATCCCAACATGTGGACCATCCGCCCGGCAGATGCCGTGGAAATGGCCGAAGCATGGCAACTGGCCCTGCAACACAGGAATGGCCCAACCTCGATCATCTGTTCTCGCCAACCCCTCACGCCCCTGCGCAAAAGCTACTCGGATGAGAATCTCGTCTCCAAAGGCGCCTATATTCTGGCAGATGCCGAAGGTGGCGAACGCAAGGCAACCCTGTTTGGCACCGGCTCCGAAGTCGCCATTGCGATAGAGGCCCGCAAACTGCTTCAGGCCAAGGGCATCCCGACAGCCGTCATCTCCATGCCAAGCTGGGAACTGTTTGAAAAACAGGATGAAGCCTATCGCGAAAGGATCCTTGGCAGAGACACCGCCCGCGTCGCCGTGGAAGCGGCCGTGCGCCTCGGCTGGGATCATTATATCGGCGAGAAAGGCGGCTTCGTCGGCATGAAGGGCTTCGGCGCTTCAGGCGATACCGCCGATCTCTATCGCCATTTCAACATCACCCCACAAGCCATCGTTGAGGAGGTGGAGAAGAGACTGTAAAAGGTCCGATCAAGCAAGCAGAAACCAGCAAAGAACAGGGTGCAGGCTCAACCAGCCTGCACCCATTTTCATATGACGACAACAAGGTCACAGAAATTTCTGTCCGCAATGCGCTCCGCGACAGCATGACTGTTGCAAATCACCATATGCCCCATCGCCCATCGCCCATCGCCCATCGCCCATCGCCCATCGCCCATCGCCCATCGCCCATCGCCCATCGTGTAAGAAGCTGAAAAGATCCACCCGATTCCACCGCTGCGTGCTCAAGGGCATTGGTTTTCTTGCCTGCCAAGAAAGGTCTGGATGGGTTTCCTCCTCCTCTGCTCTCTCGGAGAGAGAGCGAGAATTCCACCGCAAAAGGCAATTTTCCACCCCCGAAATACGGATCACTACCTAGCACTATGCGACAATTCGTAGCCAATGTGCGACATATTGGCACACCGTATTTTACTTGAGTTTCCAATTCAACATTGACGCACTACCCTAGCGCTGAGAATGAAACTCATTCGCGATAAAGCCCAATCCGGTTCCCCGAGCGAGCCCCTTATATTGCCCTTTATCTGACCCGGCGAATGAGTGAACAATTTTAGTTATTGGAATTGATCAAATGCGGAATGCTTTCAGAGCCGTCGCTTTTCTATTTGTTGCATGGACCATGACCCTTCCGGTCTGGGCCCAAGAAGGGCCCAATTATCAAAGCCTTATGGAGAGAATTGAAACTGTCCTGCGACAGGCGGAAACCGAATATCAGCAGGGGCAGGCAGATCTTGCCAAAGCGAATGTGCAGAAGGCCTATTTCGAGCTGTTTGAAAATCTTGAAGGCCCGATCCGCATCAATATCTCTGCGGCGAAAAGCAACGAACTGGAAGCCGAATTCGGTGACATCCGCAAGCTGATCGTCAAGGGCGAGCCAATCGCCACGGTCAGCGGCCGCATCGATCAGCATATCAAGGCCATCTGGGCCACATTGCCCGAACTGGAAAGCGGGGTCGTAATCAAGGCCGAAGTGTCCGATGCGGTAAAGGTCGCAGAAGCCACGACTGAGCCGGATAGCGCCGAGGCAGCA
It encodes the following:
- the tkt gene encoding transketolase; this encodes MNIQTATDKVIDMRTMAHAIRFLSMDAIVRANDGHPGTPLGGADIATALFTRHLSFDPKVPTWPDRDRFVHSAGHGSMLLYSLLNLAGYEAFGIEQIKNFRVLGSNTPGHPEYEPELGIETTTGPLGQGIGNAVGMAIAETILNARFGDDIVNHRTYAYVGDGCLMEGISAEVVALAGHLGLGKLTFLWDDNRMTDDGVTEQAVSENQLIRFENNGWHVQQVDGHDPEAVAAAIALTKQDKRPSMIACRTLIGFGIPRIQNDRAAHGGKITKEDTDAARENLNWHHDPFVIPPEINAAWKVAGEKGAEARRAWQKRFDALPEAKQKEFQRLMAGALPEGWEKAILEKKRQFVEKPEENAGIRASGEMLAAAADAIPELISGAPDLEAATQHKRQLSPFTSKDRSGRYIHYGVREHAMGAIMNGMTVHKGVVAVGTTFLVFSDYMRHTLRMASMMEIPSIFVFSHDSIGIGKNGPTHQPVEILASLRAYPNMWTIRPADAVEMAEAWQLALQHRNGPTSIICSRQPLTPLRKSYSDENLVSKGAYILADAEGGERKATLFGTGSEVAIAIEARKLLQAKGIPTAVISMPSWELFEKQDEAYRERILGRDTARVAVEAAVRLGWDHYIGEKGGFVGMKGFGASGDTADLYRHFNITPQAIVEEVEKRL